The Acidobacteriota bacterium genome contains the following window.
GACTGCTGCGCCGCGGTAGTGCCGAGGAGCACAGCAAAGAACGCAAAGACGGCGAGAGCTGCGAGCAAGCGTTTCATCGGCCACCGTTTCATCGCTCTCGGTCTCATCGCACACCTCCGGCGATATCTGCCGCAGTGGGTGGCGGCAGGATAGGCGGACGCTGGTGCGATTGCGCGCGGCGCTGCGTCTCGAATTCCGAGAACAACATGGCGGGCGCGATCGCGGCCACGGGGACGCTGCCACTCTCAGCACCGCAGATGCCGTTGAACACGTGCTCGGTGTCGCCCACCGAGATGATGTGGGCGAAGGCCGCCAGCGGCGTGCCGACGAGATCGACGCCGCGGACCAGCTCGTCCGGACGGCCATCGGGATAGACGCGCCATACCATGATGGGCAGCACCTGGAAGGCTTGCGGCGCCTGTCGCGAGGTCACCGTGAAACCGCCCTGGATGTCGTCGAAATAGAGTCCGTAGGGCTTGCCTTGGCGCTTCACCTCGGCGATGAGTTGCTGGCGCAACTCGCCCTCGGGCACCGATTTGGTGGAAGAGACGATGAGATTTCCCTGGCGACCCACGGGAACGCGGCCCGCCTCGCCGCGGCCGTGTCCGTTCGAGGTTTGAAATCCTTTTACCGGCATGCGCGAGAGCAGAAAGTTCCGTAATACTCCGTCATCGATGAGCTTGACTGCCTGCGCGGGCGTGCCTTCGTCGTCGAACTGATAGAAACCGGAGAGGTCGGTGGCGCCAAAGGTCTTGCGCGTGGGATCGTCGACCACGCTGATGAACTGCGGCAGCACAGCCTGATTGATCTTCTTGGTGAAGGTCTGCCCTTCATCGTCGCCGCGCTGGCGCTGGCCTTCCAGGCGATGTCCCAGCACTTCATGGGTGAGCACGGCGGCGGCGCGTCCGGAGAGCAGCGCCGGCCCGGCGAACGGCTCGGCGATGGGCGAAGCTTTCAGCGCCTTCAGGTCGGCGATCATCTTGGCGATCTGGGGCGCGATCTGCGTCTCCCCCGGCAGTTTTTCGGGATCGGAAGACTGGAAGCTCTCCATGCGCGTGAGGTCCATGCCGTCTTCGGCGCGCATGGATGCGAAAACGAACAGCCGCGCCATGCGGACGGGCGTGAGCAGGCGCGTGCCTTCGGTGGTGACGAAGTAATGGTCCTCGTTCTGGATCACCACGACCACTCCCGAGGTCTCCACTTCGGGATGAGCGCGGAAGTGGGCGGCCATTTTGCGCACGCGCTCGCGCCATAGCGATTCGCTGGCGGGGAGCAGCGCGGCAACGTCCACGTGCGTCTGGGGCGCTTGCTTGGAGAAGTCGGGCGAGTCGTCTTCTTCGGCCGCGCGCACGTCACTCGAAGTCTTGGCGCGCATGTAAGCGCTGACCGACTGGCGATACCCGCGATTGGTGAGGTCCCAGAGCGTGCGGGCGATGGCGGCGTGATCCTGGTTCAACGGCAGCGTGCCGGAGACTACGGCAGCGGTCCGCAACTCTCCGTGGGTATTGTCGAGCGCGGGAGATCCGATGCGCGTGATCACGTCCACGCGGCGCGCGTGCGACTGCACCGAAGTGACGATCGCGCCGTTGGCGCCGGCGACCACGGTGGTGTCTTGATCGGCGACGGAATAACTCAGGTAGTAGGGCGCCGGGTCGGCCTTGGCGAGCTCTTTCGAGGCACGCATGAGCT
Protein-coding sequences here:
- a CDS encoding metallopeptidase TldD-related protein, translated to MQSELMRASKELAKADPAPYYLSYSVADQDTTVVAGANGAIVTSVQSHARRVDVITRIGSPALDNTHGELRTAAVVSGTLPLNQDHAAIARTLWDLTNRGYRQSVSAYMRAKTSSDVRAAEEDDSPDFSKQAPQTHVDVAALLPASESLWRERVRKMAAHFRAHPEVETSGVVVVIQNEDHYFVTTEGTRLLTPVRMARLFVFASMRAEDGMDLTRMESFQSSDPEKLPGETQIAPQIAKMIADLKALKASPIAEPFAGPALLSGRAAAVLTHEVLGHRLEGQRQRGDDEGQTFTKKINQAVLPQFISVVDDPTRKTFGATDLSGFYQFDDEGTPAQAVKLIDDGVLRNFLLSRMPVKGFQTSNGHGRGEAGRVPVGRQGNLIVSSTKSVPEGELRQQLIAEVKRQGKPYGLYFDDIQGGFTVTSRQAPQAFQVLPIMVWRVYPDGRPDELVRGVDLVGTPLAAFAHIISVGDTEHVFNGICGAESGSVPVAAIAPAMLFSEFETQRRAQSHQRPPILPPPTAADIAGGVR